A portion of the Anser cygnoides isolate HZ-2024a breed goose chromosome 29, Taihu_goose_T2T_genome, whole genome shotgun sequence genome contains these proteins:
- the LOC125181644 gene encoding LOW QUALITY PROTEIN: red-sensitive opsin-like (The sequence of the model RefSeq protein was modified relative to this genomic sequence to represent the inferred CDS: deleted 3 bases in 3 codons), translated as MAAGWEAAFAARRRHEDEDTTRDSVFTYTNSNNTRGPFEGPNYHIAPRWVYNLTSLWMIFVVVASVFTNGLVLVATWKFKKLRHPLNWILVNLAVADLGETVIASTISVINQISGYFVLGHPLCVVEGYTVSACGITALWSLAIISWERWFVVCKPFGNVKFDGRLAVAGILFSWLWSCAWTAPPIFGWSRYWPHGLKTSCGPDVFSGSSDPGVQSYMVVLMLTCCFFPLAIIVLCYLQVWLAIRAVAAQQKESESTQKAEKEVSRMVVVMIAAYCLCWGPYTCFACFAAANPGYAFHPLAAALPAYFAKSATIYNPIIYVFMNRQFRNCILQLFGRKVDDGSEVSASRTEVSSVSSSSVAPA; from the exons ATGGCGGCGGGCTGGGAGGCGGCGTTCGCCGCGCGCCGGCGGCACGAGGACGAGGACACGACGCGGGACAGCGTCTTCACCTACACCAACAGCAACAACACCCGCG GTCCGTTCGAGGGCCCCAACTACCACATCGCGCCGCGCTGGGTGTACAACCTGACGTCGCTGTGGATGATCTTCGTGGTGGTGGCGTCGGTGTTCACCAACgggctggtgctggtggccaCCTGGAAGTTCAAGAAGCTGCGGCAC CCCCTCAACTGGATCCTGGTCAACCTGGCCGTGGCCGACCTGGGCGAGACGGTGATCGCCAGCACCATCAGCGTCATCAACCAGATCTCG GGGTACTTCGTGCTGGGCCACCCGCTCTGCGTCGTCGAGGGCTACACCGTGTCCGCCTGCG GCATCACGGCGCTGTGGTCGCTGGCCATCATCTCGTGGGAGCGCTGGTTCGTGGTGTGCAAGCCCTTCGGCAACGTCAAGTTCGACGGGCGGCTGGCGGTGGCCGGGATCCTCTTCTCCTGGCTCTGGTCCTGCGCCTGGACCGCGCCGCCCATCTTCGGCTggagcag GTACTGGCCCCACGGGCTGAAGACGTCGTGCGGCCCCGACGTGTTCAGCGGCAGCTCGGACCCGGGCGTGCAGTCCTACATGGTGGTGCTGATGCTcacctgctgcttcttcccccTCGCCATCATCGTGCTCTGCTACCTGCAAGTCTGGCTCGCCATCCGCGCg gtggCGGCGCAGCAGAAGGAGTCGGAGTCGACGCAGAAGGCGGAGAAGGAGGTGTCGCGCATGGTGGTGGTGATGATCGCGGCCTACTGCCTCTGCTGGGGGCCCTACACCTGCTTCGCCTGCTTCGCCGCCGCCAAC CCCGGCTACGCCTTCCACCCGCTggcggccgcgctgcccgccTACTTCGCCAAGAGCGCCACCATCTACAACCCCATCATCTACGTCTTCATGAACCGCCAG TTCCGTAACTGCATCCTGCAGCTGTTCGGCCGCAAGGTTGACGACGGCTCCGAGGTGTCCGCGTCCCGCACCGAGGTCTCCTCCGTCTCCAGCTCCTCCGTGGCGCCCGCGtag
- the CCNQ gene encoding cyclin-Q has protein sequence MRADGPRPPRPGGQSERAERLRGSAPSGPRLPEVRQGRAGPGAAAGARGGEGLRDVSSAPVASSPLRVAPLSAPSCCPYGIAASPRDVTGRPYDVTARPCDVTACPCDVTALPRHVPARPRRVPPAPPRSPPPDPAEARRRFRVSRFIMEAGVRLGLGSAALGTALGAFQRFARAARAPPTPCWWPPPPCCWPARPRGGASRP, from the exons ATGCGCGCCGAtgggccccgccccccgcggcccggcgGCCAATCGGAGCGCGCGGAGCGGCTGCGAGGCTCCGCCCCCTCCGGGCCCCGCCTCCCGGAAGTGCGTCAGGGCcgcgccgggcccggggccgctGCGGGAGCGCGGGGCGGTGAGGG GCTGCGTGACGTCAGCAGTGCCCCTGTGGCGTCATCACCGCTCCGGGTGGCGCCGCTGAGcgcccccagctgctgcccctaTGGCATCGCCGCCTCGCCGCGTGACGTCACGGGCCGCCCGTATGACGTCACCGCCCGCCCGTGTGACGTCACCGCCTGCCCGTGTGACGTCACCGCCCTCCCGCGCCACGTCCCGGCCCGCCCGCGCCgcgtcccccccgccccgccccgctcgCCGCCCCCGGACCCGGCGGAGGCGCGGCGCCGCTTCCGCGTCTCGCGCTTCATCATGGAGGCCG GCGtgcggctggggctgggctcggCGGCGCTGGGCACGGCGCTCGGGGCCTTCCAGCGCTTCGCCCgcgccgcccgcgcccccccgaccccctgctggtggccgccgccgccctgctgctggccggcAAGGCCcaggggcggggcctcgcgcCCGTGA